CCACAATGGTTTCAAAATATAAATACTGTAGCTATAGTTATTGGTGGTCCATTATTAGGCGTGTTATTGCATAAAATGCGCAGGAACGGTGTGCAGATTAATATTCCTACTCAGTTTGCGCTGGCATTGCTCTTTATTGGAATGGCTTTTGTTATATTGCCTATTGGTATCTCGTACGCTAATTATGAAGGGCTAGTGAATCCGGGTTGGATTATTATTAGTTATATCTTACAAAGTATAGGTGAGCTTTTAATATCCCCAATTGGTTATGCTATGATAGGGTATTTGGCTCCATCATCATTACAGGGTGTAATGATGGGCATGTGGATGCTCAATACAGGTGTTGGTGCAACTTTGTCTAGCTACAGTTCTAACTTGATGATTGAAGGGCAAGACAGTAGTTCACCTTTAGTGACTAATAGTGGTTATAGTCATGTATTTTTAATGCTAGGGTTATTTGCAATTGGTGCTTCAATTGTACTTTTTATCATTGTACCTAAGCTGAGAGAGTTAATTCAGGAAAAAAAGTCAACTGAAGTACAAGAAGCCAAAGGAATGGCTACGAATCGAGTGGTTGTATGTGAGTAATTTTTTTGTACCGATTAATAAGGCAGAGTTGGATTGGCATGGTACTCTGCCTTTTTCAACACAATATGATGATGTGTACCATTCTTCTGAAGGCGGAATGCATCAATCCCGCCATGTCTTTATTGATGGAAATGATCTAATCAAGCGTTGGCGATCATTTTCTAATGATAAGCCACAAAGATTTACCATTGCAGAGACTGGTTTTGGAACCGGTTTAAATTTTCTTGTAAGTTGGAGTTTGTGGGAACACTATGCGCCCGAATCCTGTCAATTGCATTTCATTTCATGTGAAAAACATCCTTTATCACTTAGTGATTTAAAGCGAAGCCTTGCTTTCTGGCCGCAATTGGAAAAGCAGGCTCAACAACTGATAGCCAGTTATCCGGTATTGACACCTGGATATCATCATCTGTCATTTTGCGAGGGCAAAGTGACCTTAACATTGATGCTTGGAGAGGCTTTGGAATGCTATGAACAGCTGTTAATTTGTGGGGAATCCTCACTTGAAAGGCAGCTTCGAACAGCTTTTGTCGATGCCTGGTTTTTAGACGGTTTTGCTCCCTCTAAAAATACAAGTATGTGGTCTGATGCGCTCATTAAAACAATTGCCATGTTATCTAATGAGCACACTACCTTAGCTACGTATACTGCTGCAGGTTCTGTTAAAACCAATTTGATCGAAAATGGGTTTGTTGTTGAAAAAAGAAAAGGCTTCGGACGAAAACGGCATATGCTTTGTGCTCGTTTTGCTCAAAACCCAATACACAAAGCAGCAAAAACGCCATACGCCATGGCATGTTAGTGCTCCTGAACGGTATTCCAGTAAATCAGCTGTTATTTTAGGAGCAGGATTGGCCGGCTGTTTTACCGCATACACACTTAATAAAAGAGGGTGGAAAGTTACACTTATTGATGAATTAGGTCAGGTAGGTCATGGTGGATCAGCGAATCAGCAAGCCGTCTTATTCCCTAAACTCTCTGCTTACAATTCACCTTTGACGCAGTTTATGTTATCCGCATTTTTGTATGCTGCACGAGCTTATCAACGCATTTTAAATCAGGCCAAGATAGGTGAATTATGTGGTTCTTTGTTACTTGCATACTCAGACAAAGAAAAGGCGGCACAGTCCAGTTTACATTCTTGGCTGGCTCATTATCCAGAGTTGGGTTCATTAGTTGATATACAACATGCTTCTGAGTTAGCTGGATTGTTGTTAGATAAGCCTGGATTGTATATTCCTTTATCAGGATGGATAAATTCTCCGGAATTATGCCAGTTTTTTAATTAATCGAGAAGGCATTTCTTTGCTAACCAATACTTCAATAAAACAATTAGCTTTTGATAAACGATGGATAGTGAATGATTTAGACACTGAAGTACTCATTTTAGCTAATGGGTATAAAATTAATTCATTTAAACAAACGGAGCATCTACCTGTTAAGCCTATACGGGGCCAGATGACAGCAATTCCCATCAACGGATCAAAGTGCGTCTTTAAAACTACCTATATGTGGTGATGGTCATGTTCTTCCTGCTCTTAATGGTATGCATCAATTAGGTGCCACTTATGAGTTAAAATCTGCAGAATCTCAAATTAAATCTCAGGATGATAGGATTAATTTAGCAAAGCTGAAGCAACTGGCTCCAGAAATTATATGGTCTGATGAGGTAAGCAATCATTGGGCTGGAGTTAGAGCATCAACTCCGGATTATCTTCCTTTGGTTGGTAAAATTGCTGATGCTGAACAGTTTTTACATCAATTTGCACAATTGGAAACGAATGCAAAACGTTGGATAGCGCAGAGTGGACCTTATTATCCTGGGCTTTATGCCTGTGCTGGATTCGGTTCCCGCGGTCTTACAACCATTCCTTTATGTGCGGAATGGCTGGCGTCGGTAATTAATAATGAAATAAGTTGTTTACCCAGAAATTTGCAACAGGCTTTATCACCCGCACGTTTTTTGCGAAAAAATATAATTCGTGGAGCTATTAAAATCGATTGAGATGAGATTCTCATTAGAGCATAATAATAAACCTGTAGTCCTCGTCATCTTTTGCTATCGAGATAACGACAAGAAACCAGGGTTTCACTAGTTGCAACCAGACTACGGTAGTTCATATATTTAAGATCAAGGAGTGACAATTAATGGCTGGTTCCATGGGCAAAGCCTTCAAACAGACAATCAAAGAAAATCAACCCTTACCTGTATTGGGTGCCATCAATGCTTATTCTGCTATGCTCGCGCAATGTGCTGGAGCTCAGGCAATCTATCTTTCAGGAGCTGGTGTTGCAAATGCCTCTTATGGCATCCCCGATCTTGGCATGACCAATTTATCGCAAGTGCTCGAAGATGCACGAAGAATTACCGAAGCCTGTTCTCTTCCTCTTTTGGTTGACGTAGATACTGGATGGGGGCATGCATTTAATATAGCCAGAACAGTAAAGCTGATGGAAAAGACAGGGGTTGCCGCCATACATATTGAAGATCAAGTATTGGCAAAACGATGTGGACACAGACCCAATAAAGCCATTGTATCCATGAAAGAAATGGGGGATCGAATTAAATCTGCAGTTGATGCACGCCAAGATCCTGATTTTGTCATTATGGCAAGAACAGACGCCTATGCTGTTGAAGGCATGAATGCAGCGATCGAACGAGCTTTGCTTTGTATTGAATTGGGAGCTGACATGATATTTCCTGAGGCTATGACTCGCCTCGATGAATATCAAAGATTCACGAAGGCAGTTCCTGTGCCAGTGTTGGCGAATATAACGGAGTTTGGTAAAACTCCTCTATTTAGTCGGGAAGAACTCAAACAAGTTGGTGTATCACTGATTTTATATCCTTTAAGTGCATTCAGAGCAATGTCTCAAGCTGCTTTAAACACTTACAGGACAATTCTTCAAGATGGAACGCAAAAAAACATATTGGACAAAATGCAAACTCGAGAAGAATTATACGAAGTACTTGGTTATTATCAATACGAACAAAAACTAGACCAATTGATGGAGGAAGACAATGAGTGTTAAAAGCGGCGGTTTAGCCGGTGTTGTTGCAGGACAATCAGCAATTTGTACAGTTGGACTAGCAGGTAAGGGTTTAAATTATAGAGGCTACTCAATTGATGATTTAGCAGAATATGCCACCTTTGAGGAAGTAGCCTATTTGTTACTCTATGGAAAACTGCCTACTCAAAAACAATTGGATGAATATACAAAAAAACTGACTCAGTTAAGAACATTACCAGAAGGTTTAAAAAACAGTTCTTAAATTAATTCCTAAAAACACTCATCCCATGGATGTGTTGCGAACTGGATGTTCCTTTTTGGGAACAATTGAACCTGAAGATGATTTTTCTCAGCAAAATCATATTGCAGATCGTTTGTTGGCTTTATTTCCAGGAATGATGTGCTACTGGTATGCATGGCATTTCCATAATAAAGAAATATCTGGTTTAAGTGAGGAAGAAACAACTGGAGCTCATTTTCTTGCTCTATTACATGGAAGAAAACCGAGCAAACTAGAAGCTCAGATGATGAACGTATCCCTAATTTTATATGCTGAGCATGAGTTTAACGCCTCTACCTTTGCTGCGCGAGTTACTGCTGCAACGCTTGCTGATTTTTATTCTGCAATTACGAGTGCAATTGGTACATTACGTGGTCCTTTACATGGTGGTGCTAATGAAGCGGCAATGGAGCTTATAGGACGTTTCACAAGTCCTGATCAAGCCGAAACTGAATTGAAGAAAATGTTGCTTAATAAAGCGCTCATCATGGGATTTGGACATCGTGTATATACAACGAGTGATCCTCGCTCTGACATTATTAAAAAATGGTCATTTCGCTTAGGCGAGGAAAAAGGAGACCTTCTTTTATATCATGTTTCTGAACGTATTGAAGAAGTGATGTGGAATGAAAAGAAATTATTTCCGAATCTGGATTTTTATAGTGCTTCAGCATACCACTATTGTGGCATAC
This sequence is a window from Legionella cherrii. Protein-coding genes within it:
- the mnmD gene encoding tRNA (5-methylaminomethyl-2-thiouridine)(34)-methyltransferase MnmD — translated: MSNFFVPINKAELDWHGTLPFSTQYDDVYHSSEGGMHQSRHVFIDGNDLIKRWRSFSNDKPQRFTIAETGFGTGLNFLVSWSLWEHYAPESCQLHFISCEKHPLSLSDLKRSLAFWPQLEKQAQQLIASYPVLTPGYHHLSFCEGKVTLTLMLGEALECYEQLLICGESSLERQLRTAFVDAWFLDGFAPSKNTSMWSDALIKTIAMLSNEHTTLATYTAAGSVKTNLIENGFVVEKRKGFGRKRHMLCARFAQNPIHKAAKTPYAMAC
- a CDS encoding FAD-dependent oxidoreductase; amino-acid sequence: MLKTQYTKQQKRHTPWHVSAPERYSSKSAVILGAGLAGCFTAYTLNKRGWKVTLIDELGQVGHGGSANQQAVLFPKLSAYNSPLTQFMLSAFLYAARAYQRILNQAKIGELCGSLLLAYSDKEKAAQSSLHSWLAHYPELGSLVDIQHASELAGLLLDKPGLYIPLSGWINSPELCQFFN
- the prpB gene encoding methylisocitrate lyase, with protein sequence MAGSMGKAFKQTIKENQPLPVLGAINAYSAMLAQCAGAQAIYLSGAGVANASYGIPDLGMTNLSQVLEDARRITEACSLPLLVDVDTGWGHAFNIARTVKLMEKTGVAAIHIEDQVLAKRCGHRPNKAIVSMKEMGDRIKSAVDARQDPDFVIMARTDAYAVEGMNAAIERALLCIELGADMIFPEAMTRLDEYQRFTKAVPVPVLANITEFGKTPLFSREELKQVGVSLILYPLSAFRAMSQAALNTYRTILQDGTQKNILDKMQTREELYEVLGYYQYEQKLDQLMEEDNEC